A single Anopheles arabiensis isolate DONGOLA chromosome 2, AaraD3, whole genome shotgun sequence DNA region contains:
- the LOC120896285 gene encoding tonsoku-like protein — protein MEYREQKLLKKKVKYANEDNYGALAEACLMLGELYKDREEHQRALNEYKLAAKAYEKLHKPMDRGLAFRMVGEMHCTLGQFKEALTNVHAYMRAAQREGNTKALQEAHTTVGRVYLARAESNQRLGKPAESETDLAEAEKSFRTALSICDELKRVLSKTELINMQARAHLNLGLTFDYQNKPDRAKEQMDRAIRLAKEADLFELLYTCYNAMALCSSRCEINPAPGDGGEHCGQTLRLLNLSLEVASRLPSRAAKMCQTLALMATFFLRMDDFQSARQALKRAYRLKTPVAGDAKRIARKLKVLVAMCRMEDELITTDATNYARRKELYERMGDGACKLRNFSKAIDYYKRMLECAEANGEADRQLLPCYVSLYQTYIDNRQYEQALEYLWKEHSIIAHEPQEAYHTLMKIAKLYERQKQSFFTIQTVYLQAKDEGKKLNSIELQRVPVQRAVKLLRANCMDLMADKLEQEAIAEGIELSSTVEPDSEELPDANQSLDLADYDVDEEEEEAADAEHDTPNVGDEIDLEVDLSDESDGDPALTIGEDLNNASAADTSLRGRKRGKRFTVRRNKKGETQLHQAAISGNKTLAEQLLQLGHPVNERDYAGWLPLHEACIHGHAEIVALLLDRGAHINDKGGTSCEGITPLHDACRNGHLGVITVLLDRGANATLRNDYGETALSMLDGWYEKLKAPLMSAETKQYNDVRERLVAQFNAAAITVSPPAAVKPTSTIGRGTRRHTSNGDLEVSIPPSAISPSRSSRLTPAISTNSSGYVSEVGGSARHRNVIYDDENDHYSSAEDSPSEEDREHRSVIKRKSTSAGVSEYLSVMKAMRKNHLADEPKAPTTSAQKKRPACRYYDEEDEKDDWLIDDMKQSAKKSRVIRDLQRTALVGGSLERSKSSSSLPATSRAVELGGDPTARLNSLLDSDDDDPFEVEPDSHDKRSQQDNGKEGSAFIVLMNNSAKSFRRTQSRRNSNESRSLYGRRSSTHQTSLLEAGFQRVASPLLEEKENLLPKAASTTCSPARTPIKQTGECRAQPSLRDAAQKCTIQVRLDNGEVYRVSYDEKLIFTTQTVGWLRKAVAKQYAMNHGKRPIINLKPAEGCIVNSFFDSDTLNVVLQSASTDGVLQMHGQITGFEHIDLEEYYEEYCEQHKLETDKDLRKRLITMNRNQIITIEPDFAQTVPATPVPPKHVLSMVLTVAFFQQDWMNHLDLSMNGITDDDVGTLVRYLPACRQLRVLRLRMNLLTSRSVEMLCFGCKSPTDGTSAAATAPLGGGQLTELDLSHNPLQDAALVPLARLCSNLALLRVLRIRSTDVTQFSTTDAPCIDVRRLETFDISENKLTERSVACLLQQLGDGALREAYFHSLPVHCDNFKPKLWQTLTERPRLDGLRVLNLTNCRLSDDELERSLFPALGPNCPALAQLDLSLNIALTKRSFLALLRCCAGAVFRLEEVRFDHDVQLWVDLETDESILSMEHSPTGRYPQQIHAILPVHGYDEQRYAKLLAVIEQLWRSLWPAGQSYTRRHEGNGLQVTLSTDPVG, from the exons ATGGAATACCGCGAGCAGA AACTGTTGAAGAAAAAGGTCAAGTACGCCAACGAGGACAACTATGGTGCGTTGGCCGAAGCGTGCCTGATGCTCGGCGAGCTGTACAAAGATCGGGAGGAGCATCAACGCGCCCTGAACGAGTACAAGCTGGCGGCCAAAGCGTACGAGAAGCTGCACAAACCGATGGACCGTGGGCTCGCCTTCCGGATGGTCGGCGAGATGCACTGCACGCTGGGCCAGTTCAAGGAAGCGCTCACCAACGTGCACGCGTACATGCGGGCCGCCCAGCGGGAAGGCAACACGAAAGCACTGCAGGAAGCGCACACCACCGTTGGGCGGGTGTATCTGGCCCGGGCGGAATCGAACCAGCGCCTTGGCAAACCGGCCGAATCGGAGACGGATTTGGCCGAGGCAGAAAAGTCCTTCCGTACGGCCCTTTCCATCTGTGACGAGTTGAAGCGCGTGCTGTCGAAAACGGAACTGATCAACATGCAGGCCCGTGCGCATCTCAATCTCGGGCTCACGTTCGACTACCAGAACAAACCGGACCGTGCCAAGGAGCAGATGGACCGGGCGATACGGTTGGCGAAGGAAGCGGACTTGTTCGAGCTGCTCTACACGTGCTATAACGCGATGGCGTTGTGTAGTTCGCGGTGCGAAATCAACCCGGCACCCGGCGACGGGGGCGAACACTGTGGTCAAACGCTGCGCCTGCTCAACCTAAGCCTGGAGGTTGCATCGCGCTTGCCAAGCCGGGCGGCCAAGATGTGCCAAACGCTAGCGCTGATGGCAACGTTCTTCCTTCGCATGGATGACTTCCAGAGTGCGCGGCAAGCGCTGAAGCGTGCCTACCGGCTCAAGACACCTGTTGCCGGTGATGCGAAGCGGATCGCGCGCAAGCTAAAAGTGCTCGTCGCCATGTGCCGCATGGAGGACGAGCTGATCACAACAGATGCGACGAATTACGCCCGGCGCAAGGAGCTGTACGAGCGGATGGGTGATGGGGCGTGCAAGCTGCGCAACTTCAGCAAAGCGATCGACTACTACAAACGCATGCTGGAGTGCGCGGAAGCGAACGGTGAGGCCGACCGGCAGCTCCTGCCGTGCTACGTGAGCCTTTACCAAACGTACATCGACAACCGGCAGTACGAGCAGGCGCTGGAGTACCTGTGGAAGGAGCACAGCATCATAGCGCACGAGCCGCAGGAAGCGTACCACACGCTGATGAAGATTGCCAAGCTGTACGAGCGGCAGAAGCAATCGTTCTTCACGATACAGACCGTCTATCTGCAGGCGAAGGATGAAGGCAAAAAGCTGAACTCGATCGAGCTGCAGCGGGTGCCGGTGCAGCGGGCTGTGAAGCTGCTGCGTGCCAACTGTATGGATTTGATGGCGGACAAGCTGGAGCAGGAAGCGATCGCGGAGGGTATCGAACTGTCGAGCACCGTCGAGCCGGACAGTGAAGAGCTCCCGGATGCAAACCAATCGCTTGATTTGGCAGATTACGACGTggacgaggaggaagaggaagcagCCGATGCGGAACATGATACTCCGAACGTGGGTGATGAGATCGATCTGGAGGTGGACCTCTCGGACGAATCTGACGGTGATCCTGCGCTCACGATCGGGGAAGATTTAAACAACGCGTCCGCAGCGGACACATCGTTGAGGGGAAGAAAGCGTGGCAAACGGTTTACGGTGCGCCGCAACAAGAAGGGAGAGACGCAGCTGCATCAGGCGGCCATCTCCGGCAACAAAACGCTTGCCGAGCAGCTGCTCCAGCTGGGCCATCCGGTCAATGAGCGCGACTATGCTGGGTGGCTTCCGCTGCACGAAGCGTGTATACACGGACATGCGGAGATTGTCGCGCTGCTGCTTGACCGTGGTGCGCACATAAACGATAAGGGTGGTACGAGTTGTGAAGGGATTACGCCACTGCACGACGCCTGCCGTAACGGGCACTTGGGCGTGATAACGGTGCTGCTAGATCGTGGAGCGAACGCAACGCTGCGGAACGATTACGGGGAAACCGCCCTAAGTATGCTGGATGGATGGTACGAAAAGCTGAAGGCACCTTTAATGAGTGCTGAAACGAAGCAGTATAATGATGTGCGAGAGCGTTTAGTGGCACAGTTTAATGCGGCGGCCATTACCGTCTCACCACCAGCGGCTGTGAAACCTACAAGCACCATCGGTCGTGGAACGAGACGACACACTTCAAACGGAGATCTGGAAGTATCCATCCCGCCGTCAGCAATATCCCCATCACGATCGAGTCGATTGACGCCGGCCATTAGCACCAACTCTTCCGGGTACGTCAGTGAGGTGGGTGGATCGGCCAGGCATCGGAACGTCATATACGACGATGAGAACGATCACTACAGCAGTGCGGAAGATTCGCCCAGTGAGGAGGATCGCGAGCATCGTTCCGTAATCAAACGGAAATCAACATCTGCCGGTGTGTCCGAGTACCTTAGCGTCATGAAAGCGATGCGCAAAAACCATCTCGCGGACGAGCCGAAGGCTCCTACCACCTCCGCGCAGAAGAAACGTCCAGCGTGTAGATActacgacgaggaggacgagaaGGACGATTGGCTGATCGATGATATGAAGCAGTCGGCTAAAAAGAGTCGCGTTATACGTGATCTGCAGCGTACGGCGCTGGTTGGTGGTAGCTTGGAGCGGAGTAAATCTTCGTCCTCCCTGCCGGCCACCAGTCGTGCCGTCGAGCTGGGTGGCGATCCAACGGCGCGGTTAAACTCTCTCCTCGACTCGGACGATGACGATCCGTTCGAGGTGGAGCCCGATTCGCACGACAAACGATCCCAGCAGGACAATGGCAAGGAGGGCAGTGCTTTTATCGTGCTAATGAACAATTCAGCCAAAAGCTTCCGACGCACACAATCGCGCCGAAACTCGAACGAATCACGCTCGCTGTACGGTCGGCGATCTTCCACACATCAAACGTCACTGCTCGAGGCGGGTTTCCAGCGCGTTGCTAGTCCTTTGctggaggaaaaggaaaacctaCTACCAAAGGCGGCGTCGACTACTTGCTCCCCTGCCAGGACGCCGATTAAACAGACGGGTGAATGCCGTGCGCAGCCATCGTTGCGTGACGCTGCGCAGAAGTGCACGATACAGGTGAGGCTGGACAATGGTGAGGTGTATCGGGTAAGCTACGACGAGAAGCTCATTTTTACCACACAAACGGTTGGATGGTTGCGCAAAGCTGTCGCCAAGCAGTATGCAAT GAATCATGGGAAACGGCCAATTATCAATCTGAAGCCAGCGGAGGGTTGTATCGTGAATTCTTTCTTCGATTCCGACACGCTGAACGTAGTGTTGCAGAGCGCTTCCACTGACGGTGTGCTACAAATGCACGGCCAAATTACCGGCTTTGAACATATCGATCTGGAGGAGTACTACGAAGAGTATTGCGAACAACACAAGCTAG AAACCGACAAAGACCTGCGCAAGCGTCTCATAACGATGAATCGCAATCAAATCATCACGATCGAGCCCGACTTTGCGCAAACCGTTCCGGCAACACCCGTCCCTCCCAAGCACGTGCTCTCGATGGTGCTGACAGTGGCGTTCTTTCAGCAGGACTGGATGAACCACCTGGACCTGTCGATGAACGGCATCACGGACGATGACGTTGGCACGCTCGTGCGCTATCTGCCCGCCTGTCGGCAGCTGCGTGTATTGCGGCTGCGGATGAATCTGCTCACCAGCCGGAGTGTCGAGATGCTTTGCTTTGGCTGTAAGAGCCCCACCGATGGCacatcggcagcagcaacagcaccactcGGTGGAGGACAGCTAACCGAGCTGGACCTTAGCCACAACCCACTGCAAGATGCGGCACTCGTCCCACTCGCCCGACTGTGCAGCAATTTAGCCCTGCTGCGCGTTTTGCGCATTCGCTCGACCGATGTGACACAATTCAGCACCACCGATGCGCCCTGCATTGATGTGAGACGGCTAGAAACGTTCGACATCTCCGAGAACAAGCTTACCGAACGCTCCGTGGCGTGCCTGCTACAGCAGCTAGGCGACGGTGCGCTGCGGGAAGCATACTTCCACTCGCTTCCCGTGCACTGTGATAATTTCAAGCCGAAGCTTTGGCAAACCCTGACCGAGCGGCCACGGTTGGACGGGCTGCGTGTACTAAACCTCACCAACTGTCGGCTGTCGGACGATGAGCTGGAACGCTCACTCTTTCCCGCCCTCGGACCAAACTGTCCCGCACTGGCCCAGCTCGACCTATCGCTCAATATTGCCCTAACGAAGCGTTCCTTTCTGGCCCTGCTGCGGTGCTGTGCTGGGGCAGTGTTCCGCCTAGAAGAGGTACGCTTTGACCATGACGTGCAGCTGTGGGTGGATCTGGAAACGGACGAATCGATACTATCGATGGAACACAGCCCGACGGGCCGCTACCCACAGCAGATACATGCCATTTTGCCCGTCCACGGGTATGATGAGCAGCGGTACGCGAAACTACTCGCCGTGATCGAGCAGCTGTGGCGTTCGCTGTGGCCGGCGGGCCAATCGTACACGCGGCGACACGAAGGCAACGGGCTACAGGTAACGCTCAGCACCGATCCGGTGGGCTAA
- the LOC120896291 gene encoding divergent protein kinase domain 1B: protein MTISSNSALVLHNRFKNMTRRLRFSPRRRQYCVLTSAAILLLVVVGVVGYLLTGMHYCFDVLVEWKVSEICNQYYTNEVTGYMCPELCAGDTISEFHCPPTAHAAAYPFNAHRFLARKAQQFVVVKHAVPDASYEKLSWIDSHRQEEHYPTEQEYGGIVRRYIELRYGVQLPFDKLAGLLALKNKNNRILFHASMRNSWNLIQNNEYLLSRLYEEKEIFPQVLGTCGELFLTELLETVEFVDEGRYHFTNHIDLSKWRYHLKVAVLVLDYLDEMGQNRFQMCSVVLGGFGISDSRMKYHDLRYISTEATIDRRLSDGRTCAVDADCSYYDCRSRCNATSHQCTAGLLNNNLQIVCEKIFRGTAEEPGILVTEKSSPRLLRILDRCARPASRSDVDAARPWGPSKTLKKQLYNELTSIYEQLASSLYS, encoded by the exons ATGacaatcagcagcaacagtgcgCTGGTGCTGCACAACCGGTTCAAGAACATGACCCGCCGGTTGCGCTTCTCGCCGCGTAGACGCCAGTACTGTGTGCTGACCAGTGCCGCGATCCTGCTGCTGGTAGTGGTCGGTGTCGTGGGCTACCTGCTGACCGGCATGCACTACTGCTTCGATGTGCTGGTCGAGTGGAAGGTGTCTGAAATA TGCAATCAGTATTACACGAACGAAGTGACCGGCTACATGTGTCCGGAGCTGTGTGCCGGCGATACTATCTCGGAGTTCCACTGCCCGCCCACTGCCCACGCGGCAGCGTATCCGTTCAATGCGCATCGCTTTCTGGCCCGCAAAGCCCAACAGTTTGTGGTGGTGAAG CATGCCGTGCCGGATGCAAGCTACGAGAAGCTGTCCTGGATCGACAGCCACCGGCAGGAGGAACACTACCCGACCGAGCAGGAGTACGGCGGTATCGTGCGGCGCTACATCGAGCTGCGGTACGGCGTGCAACTTCCGTTCGACAAGCTGGCGGGGCTGCTGGCGctgaagaacaaaaacaatcgcATCCTGTTCCACGCCAGCATGCGCAACAGCTGGAACCTGATCCAGAACAACGAGTACCTGCTGAGCCGGCTGTACGAGGAGAAGGAGATCTTCCCGCAGGTGCTCGGTACGTGCGGCGAGCTGTTCCTCACCGAGCTGCTCGAGACGGTGGAGTTTGTCGATGAGGGCCGGTACCATTTTACCAACCACATCGACCTGTCCAAGTGGCGGTACCATCTGAAGGTGgccgtgctggtgctggacTATCTGGACGAGATGGGGCAGAACCGGTTCCAGATGTGTTCGGTGGTGCTGGGCGGGTTCGGGATAAGTGACAGCCGGATGAAGTATCACGACCTGCGGTACATCAGTACGGAGGCGACCATCGATCGGCGGCTGTCGGATGGGCGCACGTGTGCGGTGGATGCGGACTGCAGCTACTACGATTGCCGCAGCCGGTGCAATGCGACCAGCCACCAGTGTACGGCCGGTTTGCTGAACAACAATCTGCAGATTGTCTGTGAAAAG ATATTTCGCGGCACTGCCGAGGAGCCCGGGATCCTGGTGACGGAGAAAAGCTCGCCCCGGTTGCTTCGCATACTGGATCGGTGCGCGCGACCGGCTAGTCGGTCGGATGTGGATGCCGCCCGTCCGTGGGGCCCTTCGAAGACGCTGAAGAAGCAGCTGTACAACGAGCTGACCAGCATTTACGAGCAGCTTGCCTCCTCGCTGTACTCCTAA
- the LOC120896290 gene encoding deoxynucleoside triphosphate triphosphohydrolase SAMHD1 yields MQPSTVRCGSAGIVLPIDEMEQSELTVPDAVYGTFRLPTFVRAVTEAPEFMRLKYLKQLGVSNAVFESARHTRYDHSLGACYLSGRLLDAVNKTLNPPVTEDERKCVMLAAALHDIGHGPFSHLWEKFVEAYGAPWRHERSSVELAQRVLDRLENVSIKQIALICALIRGDAADLLTADRQFLAHIVSSDVDVDRCDYLQRDAHHVPGVIEPSRPFRQMFDRVRVVTVEGKARLAYHWQDYPLVYEMACARQAFHRRCYQDVEVLGAELMMLDVMHEAERAGFRFTRDGNSEPLSKVHDKPELFRYLNDNITSELAASKLPGLDRAKALIARLQSKDLYKEIIRFSIDMIEEVNKFNHQQGKPILGQAFRCIKSTKQWFGSFNVTFYKPSPAKGDDDDVAVVSLEEARDLNHSNTVTGESAEEIKEYIIYCTDTNPAVHSTAQQYFAKLRGGSAAKES; encoded by the exons ATGCAGCCGTCCACGGTTCGCTGCGGCTCAGCGGGCATAGTGCTGCCGATAGACGAAATGGAGCAGTCCGAGCTAACGGTACCCGACGCGGTTTACGGAACATTTCGATTGCCAACGTTTGTACGGGCGGTGACGGAAGCGCCCGAGTTTATGCGGTTGAAGTATTTGAAACAGCTAGGCGTATCGAATGCGGTGTTTGAGTCTGCTCGACACACCCGATACGATCACTCGCTGGG AGCATGCTACCTGTCCGGAAGATTGCTGGACGCGGTGAACAAGACCCTCAACCCGCCCGTTACCGAGGACGAACGAAAGTGTGTAATG TTGGCGGCCGCCCTACACGACATTGGCCATGGGCCGTTTTCCCATCTGTGGGAAAAGTTTGTCGAAGCTTACGGAGCACCTTGGCGG CACGAACGTTCCTCGGTGGAGCTGGCGCAGCGTGTACTAGATCGGCTGGAAAACGTCTCGATAAAGCAAATCGCACTAATCTGTGCGCTAATACGGGGCGATGCAGCCGACCTGTTGACGGCGGATCGCCAATTCCTCGCGCATATCGTTAGCAGCGATGTGGACGTCGATCGGTGCGACTATCTGCAGCGCGATGCACACCACGTGCCGGGGGTGATTGAACCGTCGCGACCGTTCCGGCAAATGTTCGATCGGGTGCGGGTCGTAACGGTGGAGGGTAAGGCCCGGCTCGCCTACCACTGGCAGGACTATCCGCTGGTTTATGAAATGGCCTGCGCACGGCAAGCGTTCCATCGGCGCTGCTACCAGGACGTGGAGGTGCTCGGTGCGGAGCTGATGATGCTGGACGTGATGCATGAAGCGGAACGGGCAGGCTTTCGGTTCACGCG TGATGGTAACAGTGAACCACTCTCGAAAGTACACGACAAACCGGAGCTGTTTAGGTATTTAAACGATAATATTACCTCAGAGCTGGCCGCTAGCAAGCTGCCCGGGCTCGACCGAGCCAAAGCTCTCATTGCTCGCTTGCAGAGCAAAGATCTGTACAAGGAAATTATCCGTTTTTCAATCGACATGATCGAAGAG GTGAACAAATTCAACCACCAACAAGGCAAACCCATCTTAGGGCAAGCCTTCCGCTGCATAAAGTCTACCAAGCAATGGTTTGGTAGCTTCAATGTTACCTTCTACAAGCCGTCACCAGCGaaaggtgatgatgatgatgtggctGTCGTTTCCCTGGAGGAAGCACGGGACCTGAACCATAGTAATACCGTAACGGGCGAATCGGCCGAAGAGATTAAAGAGTATATTATTTACTGTACCGATACGAACCCGGCTGTGCACAGTACTGCCCAGCAGTACTTTGCCAAACTGCGCGGCGGAAGTGCAGCGAAGGAAAGCTAG
- the LOC120896293 gene encoding multiple coagulation factor deficiency protein 2 homolog yields MSLVYRNSLLLHSIILCATLLHGPIPTVGAKGPHHPGGEFSRKADKHHLDEHLQPERDHLEDDLKRLPIGEQSLTEMSEDEKNFYYFKLHDSDNNDNLDGLEMLHAATHHHSKSDGQLHGIDRAATQPGDDRAPLLDDDEFNHIIEVIDDFIEFADTDKNGLLNYPEYINAINLNDPKTQPSTVDNSPNEPGQRAAAPTDVPAESDAK; encoded by the exons ATGAGCCTCGTGTACCGTAACAGCCTTCTGTTACACTCCATCATTCTGTGCGCTACACTGCTACACGGCCCCATTCCTACCGTAGGTGCAAAGGGACCCCATCATCCGGGGGGCGAGTTTAGCCGCAAAGCAGACAAACATCACCTGGACGAGCATCTGCAACCGGAGCGAGA CCATCTCGAAGATGACTTGAAGCGATTGCCAATCGGCGAACAGAGCCTGACGGAAATGTCAGAGGACGAGAAAAACTTTTACTACTTTAAGCTGCACGATTCGGACAATAACGACAATCTCGATGGGTTGGAAATGCTGCACGCGGCCACCCATCATCACAGCAAATCCGACGGTCAGCTGCACGGTATCGATCGTGCCGCGACCCAGCCGGGCGATGATCGTGCACCGCTGCTGGACGATGACGAATTCAACCATATCATTG AGGTCATTGATGATTTCATCGAGTTTGCCGATACGGACAAGAATGGGCTGCTAAACTATCCCGAGTACATAAATGCCATCAATCTAAACGACCCCAAAACGCAACCCTCAACGGTCGACAACAGTCCGAATGAGCCGGGGCAACGCGCCGCTGCCCCTACGGATGTTCCTGCCGAAAGCGATGCTAAATAA